One Geminocystis sp. M7585_C2015_104 DNA segment encodes these proteins:
- a CDS encoding TIGR04376 family protein, with product MGILDDFLNFLENSIEDFLQKNPELNLNILAQEIKQEKRDTLELISQLENQEKQVESQILATAEDIKKWAQREEKARNLQRYDLAQDAAQVKYQLLEKGSYLWQEMTKLKEKIAESKRKLASLEKKEMEVNLKLEEIRREKARETGVFYERKVEGKSYHDIEQKFRNWEIEMELEEMKKKMGG from the coding sequence ATGGGTATTCTTGATGATTTTCTCAACTTTTTGGAAAATAGCATTGAGGATTTTCTCCAAAAAAATCCCGAGTTGAACCTGAATATTCTTGCCCAGGAAATTAAACAGGAGAAAAGGGATACCCTCGAGTTAATCTCTCAGTTGGAAAACCAGGAAAAGCAGGTGGAATCCCAAATCTTAGCCACTGCTGAAGACATAAAGAAATGGGCACAAAGGGAGGAAAAAGCCAGAAATCTTCAGCGATATGATCTTGCACAAGACGCTGCGCAAGTAAAATATCAGCTGTTAGAAAAAGGCAGCTATCTCTGGCAAGAAATGACAAAATTAAAGGAAAAAATAGCTGAAAGTAAGAGAAAATTGGCATCCCTTGAAAAAAAAGAAATGGAAGTAAACCTAAAGTTGGAAGAAATAAGAAGGGAAAAGGCGAGAGAAACTGGTGTTTTTTATGAGAGAAAAGTGGAGGGGAAAAGTTACCATGATATAGAGCAAAAGTTCAGAAATTGGGAGATAGAAATGGAGTTGGAGGAAATGAAGAAGAAAATGGGGGGTTAA